From a single Pseudobutyrivibrio xylanivorans genomic region:
- a CDS encoding HepT-like ribonuclease domain-containing protein gives MLSMMAITWGDIFGLRNKIVQDYGQVDLKIVYKTLVYDNL, from the coding sequence ATGTTAAGTATGATGGCTATTACTTGGGGAGATATATTTGGATTACGAAATAAAATAGTTCAGGATTATGGGCAGGTGGATTTAAAGATTGTCTATAAAACATTAGTGTATGATAATTTATAG
- a CDS encoding 50S ribosomal protein L25: MDTYRVQRRDMEKKAKRLRREGYVTGNLFGKDIEQSIPLQFEVKEAESLRKSGHTQMTLDLEGKKYNVLLKELHYDAAKHQIVEMDFQELVKGEVIHATAEVVLENKEAVTEGVLEQLVSEVAYKAKAEDVVEKIEIDCSSLRLGDTVTVADLAISKNKKVDVTTNADQVVVEVIAAKNQVADAEDEDSAQAAS; the protein is encoded by the coding sequence ATGGATACTTACAGAGTACAAAGACGTGACATGGAAAAGAAAGCAAAGAGGTTGAGAAGAGAAGGCTACGTTACAGGTAACCTGTTCGGTAAGGATATCGAACAATCAATCCCACTCCAGTTCGAGGTTAAAGAGGCTGAAAGCTTAAGAAAGAGTGGACACACTCAGATGACCCTTGATTTGGAAGGAAAGAAGTACAATGTGTTACTTAAGGAGCTACATTATGATGCAGCCAAGCATCAGATTGTAGAGATGGATTTCCAGGAGCTTGTTAAAGGCGAGGTTATCCATGCAACAGCAGAGGTTGTTCTTGAAAACAAGGAAGCAGTTACAGAAGGTGTTTTAGAGCAGCTAGTATCAGAGGTGGCTTACAAAGCAAAGGCCGAAGATGTAGTTGAGAAGATTGAAATAGACTGTAGCTCACTGAGACTTGGTGATACAGTAACGGTTGCAGATCTTGCTATTTCAAAGAATAAGAAAGTTGATGTAACCACAAACGCTGACCAAGTAGTTGTTGAGGTTATTGCAGCAAAGAATCAGGTTGCTGATGCTGAGGATGAGGATTCTGCTCAGGCAGCTTCATAG
- a CDS encoding type II toxin-antitoxin system HipA family toxin, with the protein MRVNKTLDVYYHGMQVGTLAETPDKRIAFQYSSEWQKNGFSISPFSLPLRNDVFVPNERSLERFGGLFGVFADSLPDSWGQLLLDRHLETLGITRSGISTIERLAYVGKNGMGALEYLPSKESDFDFKGIGLDFDTIAKECENILSSKESNQLDILFKMGGSSGGTRPKILISENNRDWIIKFPSKSDPEISGKREFDYSLCAKGCGISMTETELIPSTVCEGYFKTERFDRRDGEKIFTITFAALLEADFRAPSCDYETFFKLTKVLTKDAIYDKEQMYRIMCFNIAAHNRDDHTKNFSFTHSDLNGWKLAPAYDITYSDTYWGEHTTSVNGKGKDITKEDLIKVGCDAGLTEKFCLDCLEEIEEKVKMLDNYLKPNHRKTKEHIHFKERISEINGL; encoded by the coding sequence ATGCGAGTAAATAAAACGCTGGATGTTTACTATCATGGGATGCAAGTAGGAACACTTGCAGAAACTCCAGATAAAAGAATTGCATTTCAATACTCATCAGAATGGCAGAAAAATGGATTCTCTATAAGTCCGTTCTCGTTGCCATTGCGAAATGATGTATTTGTGCCTAATGAACGTTCATTAGAGCGTTTTGGTGGATTGTTTGGGGTATTTGCAGACAGCTTGCCTGATAGCTGGGGCCAATTATTATTAGATAGACATTTAGAAACACTGGGAATAACAAGAAGTGGAATATCTACAATAGAAAGGCTTGCTTATGTAGGGAAGAATGGTATGGGAGCACTTGAATACCTGCCGTCCAAAGAATCCGATTTCGATTTCAAGGGTATAGGACTAGATTTTGATACTATTGCTAAAGAATGTGAAAATATCCTTTCATCTAAAGAATCAAATCAACTGGATATACTTTTTAAAATGGGTGGGTCTAGCGGTGGAACCAGGCCCAAAATTCTTATTTCTGAAAACAATAGGGACTGGATAATAAAGTTTCCATCAAAGAGTGATCCAGAAATAAGTGGGAAAAGAGAATTTGATTATTCATTGTGTGCAAAGGGTTGCGGTATTTCTATGACAGAAACCGAATTGATTCCATCAACTGTATGCGAAGGATATTTTAAAACTGAGCGTTTTGACAGAAGAGATGGTGAAAAGATATTTACAATTACATTTGCTGCGCTATTAGAAGCTGATTTTCGCGCACCATCATGCGATTATGAGACATTCTTTAAATTGACTAAAGTGCTGACAAAAGATGCAATTTATGACAAGGAGCAAATGTATCGCATTATGTGCTTTAATATAGCTGCTCATAACAGAGACGATCATACAAAAAATTTCTCATTCACACATTCGGACTTAAATGGATGGAAGCTAGCTCCTGCTTATGACATTACATACAGTGACACATATTGGGGAGAGCATACTACATCTGTAAATGGTAAGGGAAAAGATATCACTAAGGAAGATTTGATTAAAGTTGGATGTGATGCTGGATTGACAGAAAAATTCTGTTTAGATTGTCTTGAGGAAATAGAAGAAAAAGTAAAAATGTTAGATAACTACCTTAAGCCAAATCATAGAAAAACAAAAGAGCATATCCATTTCAAGGAACGCATTTCAGAAATCAATGGTCTATAA
- a CDS encoding helix-turn-helix domain-containing protein has protein sequence MDVNMNYLWDTPTDVAMRLASRLKSIRKRKKITQKELAGRSNVSYATLRKFEKTGQISLESFIKLAMELGVIQELNSLFTEPVYTSIEEVINASK, from the coding sequence ATGGATGTTAATATGAATTATTTATGGGATACACCAACAGATGTTGCTATGAGATTAGCAAGCAGGCTAAAAAGTATCCGTAAAAGAAAGAAAATCACACAAAAGGAGTTGGCCGGAAGAAGCAATGTTAGCTACGCTACACTTCGAAAGTTCGAAAAAACAGGGCAGATTTCACTTGAATCTTTTATAAAACTAGCAATGGAGTTGGGGGTCATTCAAGAGTTGAATTCACTTTTTACAGAACCTGTGTATACCAGTATTGAGGAGGTTATAAATGCGAGTAAATAA
- a CDS encoding PspC domain-containing protein, with protein sequence MKKRLYKSADRKICGVCGGIADYFDVDPTVVRLLWVLFTLAGGSGILAYIIAAIIMEDEPGYIDVDQ encoded by the coding sequence ATGAAAAAGAGATTATACAAGAGCGCAGATAGGAAAATTTGTGGTGTTTGTGGCGGAATAGCAGATTATTTCGATGTGGATCCAACTGTAGTTAGATTGTTATGGGTATTGTTTACATTAGCTGGAGGCTCAGGAATCCTTGCATATATCATAGCTGCAATCATTATGGAAGATGAGCCTGGTTATATTGATGTTGATCAATAA
- a CDS encoding Gfo/Idh/MocA family protein, with protein sequence MILGIAGNGVIVEEVLSFIDEIGFDEVRICGRKQSEDKLNTLAKKYNLGTVYTDFDEMLKSDIDVVYVGVLNDLHVEYSRRALEEKKHVICEKPITIKTSELDELDALAKKNGVMLFEAMSVYHMPAYKQLQKDVKLVGDLKLCMFNYSQRSRKYTAFHNGESTPAVFDPAHNGGALRDLNVYNISAMVGLFGEPKGVTYSANMERGVDTSGVLIADYGNFKCICVGSKETVAPGPTTIQGTDATICVYPHVNGMQEYDVIFNDDTTETKEVDYSDGNHRLYFEFVDFKRIIEENDQTACDAIMACSKAVARIIDEATS encoded by the coding sequence ATGATACTTGGAATTGCAGGCAATGGTGTGATTGTTGAAGAAGTTTTATCTTTCATAGATGAAATAGGATTTGACGAGGTACGTATTTGCGGAAGAAAGCAAAGTGAGGATAAACTCAACACTTTGGCTAAGAAATATAATTTGGGTACTGTATATACGGATTTTGATGAAATGTTAAAGTCTGATATTGATGTGGTATACGTAGGCGTTTTAAATGATTTGCATGTGGAATATTCTAGACGTGCACTGGAGGAAAAGAAACATGTAATATGCGAAAAACCAATTACTATCAAGACTTCTGAGCTAGATGAATTAGATGCTTTGGCAAAGAAAAATGGTGTGATGCTATTTGAGGCTATGAGTGTTTATCACATGCCTGCATATAAGCAGCTGCAGAAGGATGTAAAGCTGGTTGGGGATTTAAAGCTTTGCATGTTTAACTATAGTCAGCGTTCCCGCAAGTATACAGCTTTTCATAATGGAGAAAGCACTCCAGCAGTGTTTGATCCTGCTCACAATGGTGGGGCGCTTAGGGATCTAAATGTCTATAATATTTCTGCGATGGTGGGACTCTTTGGCGAGCCCAAAGGTGTTACATATAGTGCTAACATGGAAAGAGGCGTGGATACTAGCGGAGTATTGATTGCTGATTATGGCAATTTTAAATGTATCTGTGTGGGTTCAAAGGAAACTGTGGCACCTGGACCAACTACTATTCAGGGCACAGATGCTACAATTTGCGTTTATCCGCATGTAAATGGCATGCAGGAGTATGATGTGATTTTCAATGATGATACCACCGAGACAAAAGAGGTTGACTATTCGGATGGTAATCATCGTTTATATTTTGAGTTCGTAGATTTTAAAAGAATAATCGAGGAAAATGACCAAACAGCATGTGATGCAATAATGGCATGTAGCAAGGCTGTTGCACGAATAATTGATGAGGCTACTTCCTAG
- a CDS encoding metallophosphoesterase has protein sequence MKGSSKKRIILKCLLIIFGLLMCGFIAPLKLTKYDFRYENLPDEFDGYRIFQISDFHCKSFGKDEEPLIKMVKKANPDIIVLTGDIVDEVHTTKNAEALLKGITDLAPVYYVTGNHEYVSGAPYDEFIELCNQYGVKVLHDETVEIKKGNSKILLTGVDYTYNSVAHMKDVVGYANQNYFNVLLYHDSSKFNYISEYGYDLVLCGHGHGGLVRLPYFGGVFGTDGHLFPKYDYGVFKEKNSTMVSSSGLGNARIPRWNNPRECVVIKLHKEK, from the coding sequence ATGAAGGGTAGTAGTAAAAAGAGAATAATTCTAAAGTGTTTGCTGATTATCTTTGGACTGCTTATGTGTGGATTTATTGCTCCTTTAAAGTTAACAAAATATGATTTCAGGTATGAAAATCTACCAGATGAATTTGACGGATATAGGATTTTTCAGATTTCAGACTTTCACTGTAAGTCCTTCGGAAAAGACGAGGAACCATTGATAAAGATGGTAAAGAAGGCAAACCCTGATATTATTGTTTTGACAGGTGACATTGTTGATGAGGTTCATACCACAAAGAATGCTGAGGCTTTGCTGAAGGGGATTACGGATTTGGCACCAGTTTACTATGTAACTGGCAATCATGAGTATGTGAGTGGTGCTCCTTATGACGAATTCATCGAACTGTGCAATCAGTACGGGGTAAAGGTTCTTCATGACGAGACTGTCGAGATAAAAAAAGGTAATTCGAAGATACTTCTTACTGGGGTTGACTACACTTACAATTCTGTGGCTCACATGAAGGATGTCGTGGGTTACGCTAACCAGAACTATTTTAATGTTCTGCTGTACCATGATTCTAGCAAGTTTAACTATATTTCTGAGTATGGCTATGACCTGGTTCTTTGTGGCCATGGTCATGGAGGTCTTGTGCGCCTCCCATACTTTGGAGGAGTGTTTGGTACGGATGGTCATTTATTCCCTAAGTACGATTACGGAGTATTTAAGGAAAAAAACTCAACCATGGTATCAAGCTCAGGCTTGGGCAATGCACGCATCCCTCGTTGGAATAACCCGAGGGAGTGCGTAGTTATTAAACTTCATAAGGAAAAATAA
- a CDS encoding sensor histidine kinase — MKNDFKTPELSVSDLTQSLYEVSKKLQQANRDLQAHEEDMALFYANISHDLRSPITAISNGIEYLQSNEDNISKGELHDTLKVMSERTKYLTQLINDIFLMASLDTPSLSVHTEPVNLRFFLEDYFYMNQVDVAYEGCDLELKLSDAFIELNPFVMLDPHLIARALDNLFTNAVKYCDDKPKIILGADIIDDGSLVVFVRDNGIGIDAKNIEKIFDRGYRVDASRTPGADNGCGFGLSIVKSIVECHGGSITCESTLGEGTEFRTVFSIDRHTGTLG; from the coding sequence ATGAAGAACGATTTTAAAACACCGGAATTATCGGTGTCAGATTTAACACAATCACTATACGAGGTTTCCAAGAAACTACAGCAGGCTAATAGGGATCTGCAGGCTCACGAGGAGGATATGGCTCTTTTTTATGCTAATATTTCCCATGACCTTCGTTCACCGATCACTGCTATCAGCAACGGAATTGAGTATCTTCAGTCCAACGAGGATAATATTTCCAAGGGAGAACTTCATGACACCTTGAAGGTGATGTCGGAGAGAACTAAGTATCTTACGCAACTCATCAACGATATTTTCTTGATGGCTTCGCTTGATACACCATCGCTTTCAGTCCATACGGAACCGGTAAACCTCCGTTTCTTTTTGGAGGATTACTTCTATATGAATCAAGTGGATGTGGCTTACGAGGGATGCGACTTGGAGCTTAAGCTTTCGGATGCATTTATCGAGCTTAATCCATTCGTTATGTTAGATCCGCATTTGATTGCCAGAGCGCTGGACAATCTTTTTACCAATGCGGTGAAATATTGTGACGATAAGCCAAAGATTATCCTTGGCGCAGATATTATTGATGACGGCAGTTTAGTAGTTTTTGTGAGAGATAATGGCATCGGAATCGATGCTAAAAATATTGAGAAGATTTTTGATAGAGGTTATCGCGTGGATGCCTCTAGAACCCCTGGGGCGGACAATGGATGTGGCTTCGGTCTTTCTATAGTGAAGAGCATCGTTGAGTGCCACGGGGGAAGTATCACTTGTGAGAGTACGCTGGGAGAGGGGACAGAATTCAGGACAGTATTTTCAATTGATAGGCACACGGGCACGCTAGGATAA
- a CDS encoding response regulator transcription factor, with product MSNRLLLVDDDQEVLSINKKFFEQYGYDVVTATDSVMAIGELSDNSAFDCIVLDIMMPGVNGFELCKWVKDRYNTPVIFLTGKDSEDDKVNGLLLGADDYMVKPYSLRELEVRIQVLIRRYKNTASPRTEIIDFAPLHIDLSKHAAYFNDEKIQLSNKELDFLILLAKSPTKTFTFEELGNSIWGGYIDSDRKTIMVTASRLRKKLDLYPGLENSIETIWSKGYKFAMNKKA from the coding sequence ATGAGCAACAGGTTATTACTAGTAGACGACGATCAAGAAGTGTTGTCAATTAACAAAAAGTTTTTCGAGCAGTACGGCTACGACGTGGTCACAGCTACAGATAGTGTGATGGCCATCGGGGAGCTTTCTGATAACAGCGCTTTTGATTGTATTGTTTTGGATATAATGATGCCAGGTGTAAACGGTTTTGAGCTTTGCAAATGGGTTAAAGATAGATATAATACTCCGGTTATTTTCCTTACAGGAAAGGATTCGGAGGATGACAAGGTAAATGGTCTGCTTTTAGGCGCAGACGATTATATGGTGAAGCCATACAGCTTGAGAGAGCTAGAGGTCAGGATTCAGGTGCTGATTAGAAGGTACAAGAACACTGCTTCACCAAGGACGGAAATCATAGATTTTGCGCCACTTCATATCGATTTATCAAAGCATGCGGCATATTTCAATGATGAAAAGATTCAGTTGTCAAACAAGGAACTGGATTTTCTAATATTGCTTGCAAAATCGCCTACTAAAACTTTTACATTCGAGGAATTAGGCAATTCTATTTGGGGCGGCTATATTGATTCGGATCGCAAGACGATAATGGTTACCGCCAGTAGACTTAGAAAGAAATTGGACCTTTATCCGGGGTTGGAAAATAGTATCGAAACTATCTGGTCAAAGGGATATAAGTTTGCTATGAACAAAAAGGCTTAA
- a CDS encoding asparagine synthase-related protein — MSAIFGVIDLKKGEVNSKIGEKFAEKYRECAIDRLEYGIDNNVLMGCGIQYFNKEAEKEQLPYYDEKKDLFFTADCVIDNRFELIGQLGLPDDIPDGRIILEAYYKWGEACLEKLRGAFSFVIYSRKDNAVFMAVDQFAQRCLMYHVRDGVLYFSTLFFPMLDCTGLQFKENERWLVDTVSMRSPAMITEPRETAALDVFKVVSGTYVEFKLVASNCEIETRETRYFDPQNRIKTDWSITLEQSEEMARDTMTKSVSMILRDDIKISSQLSSGLDSSTVACIAAGKLAAKGEKLYTYTSIPLKEAGLPEKGYRVYNEQKGVEVICKAYPNIVPTFVDSKGRSYLTEVDDILDYWEMPCKSQQNAIWLDEIYKQASKNGVKIMLTGATGNTTISAGDFTNSAVFYAKKFRFLKALRMLDPLKNNNASRKKFIKGMFKSLVDYYKWYFDEDAKNVYRENVTRKDIGEKNNLTNRFRKKMMHYYPFTSMNKMREYMYMIDANSQIGEIDTKDSLKYGILLRDPIRNVEVVEMCLKLPMECFSSSDFDRRLVRVGMKGIVPKEIREDICHRGAQSGDNIYRANKVWPETKTIIKESIYTAHVLKYIDQSKVDTLIKSVDDGLDKGDGLLVSDIYSFSKYLKILEKKNVI, encoded by the coding sequence ATGTCTGCTATATTTGGTGTTATTGATTTAAAAAAAGGTGAAGTAAATTCTAAAATAGGGGAGAAGTTTGCTGAAAAGTATAGAGAATGTGCTATTGATAGATTAGAGTATGGCATAGACAATAATGTACTTATGGGTTGTGGAATACAGTATTTTAACAAGGAAGCTGAAAAGGAACAGCTTCCTTATTACGATGAGAAGAAAGACTTGTTTTTTACAGCAGATTGCGTAATTGACAATCGTTTTGAATTAATTGGACAATTGGGACTTCCAGATGATATTCCTGATGGAAGGATTATTCTTGAGGCTTACTATAAATGGGGAGAGGCTTGTCTTGAGAAATTAAGGGGGGCTTTTTCTTTTGTAATATATAGCAGAAAAGACAATGCAGTATTCATGGCTGTAGATCAGTTCGCACAGCGATGCCTTATGTACCATGTAAGAGACGGGGTGCTTTATTTTTCTACTCTGTTTTTCCCTATGCTGGATTGCACAGGGCTTCAGTTTAAAGAGAATGAAAGGTGGCTTGTTGATACAGTATCCATGCGATCACCTGCTATGATTACTGAACCAAGAGAGACGGCGGCATTAGATGTATTTAAGGTTGTTTCTGGTACTTATGTAGAATTCAAGTTGGTTGCTTCGAATTGTGAAATAGAAACACGTGAGACTAGATATTTTGATCCACAAAATAGAATCAAGACGGATTGGTCTATTACGCTTGAGCAGAGCGAAGAAATGGCTAGAGATACCATGACTAAATCAGTTTCAATGATTTTGAGAGATGATATTAAAATATCTTCACAGTTGAGTTCAGGGCTCGATTCATCAACTGTAGCGTGTATAGCTGCTGGGAAATTAGCAGCAAAAGGAGAAAAACTCTATACTTATACATCAATTCCATTAAAGGAGGCGGGGCTGCCTGAAAAAGGCTATAGAGTCTACAACGAGCAAAAGGGAGTGGAAGTTATTTGCAAGGCATATCCGAATATTGTGCCAACTTTTGTCGATTCAAAAGGGCGCAGCTATTTAACAGAGGTTGACGATATATTGGATTATTGGGAAATGCCATGCAAATCACAACAGAATGCAATCTGGCTAGATGAAATTTACAAACAGGCTTCTAAAAATGGTGTCAAAATAATGCTTACAGGTGCTACGGGAAATACTACCATTTCTGCCGGAGATTTTACCAACTCAGCTGTATTTTATGCTAAAAAATTTAGATTCTTGAAAGCGTTACGAATGCTCGATCCATTGAAAAATAATAATGCTTCCCGAAAGAAATTTATCAAGGGTATGTTCAAAAGTTTAGTGGATTATTATAAATGGTATTTTGATGAAGATGCAAAGAATGTTTATCGGGAAAATGTTACTAGAAAAGATATTGGTGAAAAGAACAATCTGACAAATCGTTTTCGAAAGAAGATGATGCATTATTATCCATTTACGAGCATGAATAAAATGCGGGAATATATGTATATGATAGATGCTAATTCTCAAATAGGAGAAATTGACACCAAGGACAGTTTAAAATATGGAATACTTCTGAGAGATCCAATCAGAAATGTAGAAGTAGTTGAAATGTGTTTAAAGCTTCCAATGGAGTGCTTCTCATCCTCTGATTTCGATCGACGATTAGTTCGAGTGGGCATGAAAGGGATAGTTCCGAAAGAAATTCGCGAGGATATATGTCATAGGGGCGCCCAGAGTGGTGATAATATTTATAGAGCAAATAAGGTATGGCCTGAAACAAAAACTATAATTAAGGAATCAATATATACAGCCCATGTATTGAAGTATATTGATCAAAGTAAAGTGGACACTTTGATTAAGAGCGTAGATGATGGATTGGATAAGGGGGATGGACTATTAGTTAGTGATATATATTCTTTTTCTAAATATTTGAAAATTCTTGAGAAGAAGAATGTCATCTAA
- a CDS encoding dephospho-CoA kinase, whose amino-acid sequence MSFKYLLYGLHVESELEIEEAYAQDFDGEPDVKVVYGDLPNEVKAMYKDKMESDFFVATTRSAMAFRIPDVGDYWVTENIITIKPFENAAEEQIKCFLLGSSFGYCMILRNMVVMHGGGISKYGKGVIVTGESGAGKSTVSDSLLDMGYKFIADDVCALTDNGSKAHINMAYPQQKLCRDAALNRGYNLEDLIYINEDRDKFALRLKDGYLVDGKDFDYLFELVVSDSDELDIREVKGQEKLSLLMKNIYRGSDGFHSWGVPPMYMKQCLKVASTIKVYQIARPKAINTLPDIIGFIDKCVQEGA is encoded by the coding sequence ATGAGTTTCAAATATTTATTATATGGTCTCCATGTGGAGTCCGAACTGGAAATCGAAGAGGCTTACGCCCAGGACTTCGATGGTGAACCAGATGTTAAGGTGGTCTATGGGGACCTTCCTAACGAAGTAAAAGCAATGTATAAAGATAAAATGGAATCAGATTTTTTTGTCGCAACAACTAGGTCAGCAATGGCATTTAGAATCCCTGATGTGGGAGATTATTGGGTAACTGAAAACATTATCACAATTAAGCCATTTGAAAATGCTGCTGAAGAACAGATTAAATGCTTCCTTTTAGGAAGCTCCTTTGGTTACTGTATGATTCTTAGAAATATGGTTGTAATGCATGGTGGTGGAATATCTAAATACGGCAAGGGGGTCATTGTTACTGGCGAAAGTGGTGCTGGCAAGTCTACGGTTTCGGATTCTCTTTTAGATATGGGGTACAAGTTTATAGCAGATGATGTATGTGCACTTACTGATAATGGAAGTAAGGCACATATCAACATGGCTTATCCACAGCAGAAGCTTTGCAGAGATGCAGCTTTGAACAGAGGATATAATCTAGAGGATTTAATCTATATAAATGAAGATAGAGATAAATTTGCACTCAGATTAAAGGATGGCTATCTAGTAGATGGAAAGGATTTTGATTATCTTTTTGAACTTGTTGTGTCAGATTCCGATGAACTTGATATTCGTGAGGTGAAGGGGCAGGAGAAGCTATCATTATTGATGAAGAATATTTATCGAGGTTCTGATGGATTCCATAGTTGGGGGGTACCACCGATGTATATGAAGCAGTGTCTCAAGGTGGCATCCACGATTAAGGTGTACCAGATAGCTCGCCCTAAGGCTATTAATACACTACCTGATATCATTGGATTTATAGATAAATGTGTTCAAGAGGGGGCATAA
- a CDS encoding lasso peptide biosynthesis B2 protein: protein MNVVNFFKINPNKKMTLAIYGLTAFYRAQMLLIPSKKLEQHWGDKGVESPEEDTREHYWYAYCVSCEVNRIADKTPWESKCLVRALTARFLLHRKSILTTMYLGVGKDEQGSMIAHAWLRCGDKYVTGGDGSSYATVAKFCM, encoded by the coding sequence ATGAATGTAGTTAATTTTTTTAAGATCAATCCAAATAAAAAAATGACACTTGCCATCTATGGACTAACTGCGTTTTATCGCGCCCAGATGCTTTTGATTCCAAGCAAGAAGCTTGAACAACACTGGGGCGATAAGGGCGTGGAGTCACCTGAGGAGGATACCAGGGAGCACTATTGGTATGCTTACTGCGTATCCTGCGAGGTGAACCGAATCGCAGACAAGACGCCATGGGAGAGCAAGTGCTTGGTGCGCGCTCTTACAGCGCGTTTTCTTTTACACCGCAAGAGTATTCTTACCACCATGTATCTTGGCGTTGGTAAGGATGAGCAGGGTTCAATGATTGCACATGCCTGGCTCAGATGTGGTGATAAATATGTAACAGGTGGCGACGGCAGCAGCTATGCCACCGTGGCAAAATTTTGTATGTAA
- a CDS encoding PqqD family peptide modification chaperone — MDLMNKKIKIEKKLDVTELDGEKVMIDFDSGKYFMIKGSGNDIWDMMEDNMDISTIVENLLKEYDVDREVCQESVISFVNQMKDYGFVSLV; from the coding sequence ATGGATTTAATGAACAAGAAAATCAAAATCGAAAAGAAGCTTGACGTAACAGAGCTTGACGGGGAGAAAGTTATGATTGATTTTGATAGCGGCAAATATTTCATGATTAAGGGAAGCGGCAACGATATCTGGGATATGATGGAGGATAACATGGATATCAGCACTATCGTTGAAAACCTTTTGAAGGAATATGATGTGGACAGAGAAGTTTGTCAGGAGTCTGTTATCTCATTCGTAAATCAAATGAAGGATTATGGTTTTGTATCATTGGTTTAA